ACCCGGGTTTTGTTTTGTCTGCAATGAAAAGCGGTGCGTGCCGTTTAGTTCGGGACAGCCTGAACCTGGGCCTTGGCCTGTTCTTCGGCAACGCGCTGCGCAAACATCTGCGAGAAATCAATCGGGTCGATCATCAGCGGCGGGAAACCGCCATTGCGGGTGACATCGGCAATGATCTGGCGGGCGAAGGGGAAGAGCAGGCGCGGGCACTCGATGAAGAGGACCGGCAGCATGTGTTCCTGCGGGAAGCCGGCAATGCGGAACACGCCGCCATAAACCAGCTCGGCCGCGAACAAGATCTTGTCGCCATCCTTGGCTTCCGCATTCAGCGTCAGAACAACGTCGAAATCCGAACCGGAGATCGGGTTTGCGTTGACATTGACGTTGATGTTGATCGCCGGCGCATTCTCACGACCCTGCAGAGAACGAGGAGCACCCGGATTTTCGAAAGAGAGATCCTTGATGTACTGGGCAAGAATATTGAGAGAAGGGCTAACTGCGCCCTGTGCGCCATTTTCAGCGGTCATTACGGTTCCTCGCGGCGTGAATTCGTGGAAGGCGGTCTATCATTTCGACCCGGGGCTTACAACCCTTCCTGATCGCGTCATCGCCATCCATTCCACGCGCTAGTCAGGGTTTGGGAAGGTCGCGATCATCAGGCCTGTTCGACCAGGGAGAGTCCTTCGAGCCCTCGCGGTGAAACTCCTCTTCGTCCAGATCCACCACCTTCGAATTGCCCGCAGGCCCGGGGCCATTGCGAAATCCGGAATAGTCACCTTGCTGGGGGCCGGACTGCCTGAATGAGCCAGAAACGACGACGCGCGGGCCGAAGGCTTTCCAGAAAAACCGGCGAATGGCCGGCGACAGAAGCAGAAGGCCGAGAATGTCGGTGATGAAACCGGGAATGATGAGCAGGATGCCTGCGACGACGCGCATGGCCCCGTTAACGAGCTCATCCGCCGGCTGCGCGCCAGTGCGGCCCGCAGCCTGAAGATTTCGCACCATGCCGACGCCGCCGAGGCGCAGTATGAGTAACCCCAGGAATGACGTGAACAGGATGAGCGCCAATGTCAGCCATAGACCGATCGCCTTGCCGACGATGATGAAGCCGGCAATTTCGAGAATGGGCATCATCAGGATGACGATGGGGAGAAAGGAAAAACGCATCTTCTAGCCTTGCGTGTGCATCTCTGGCAGATTGCCGGTTCCCGGGACACCAATGATTGAATCTGCACATTTGAATGATGATAAGATGCAGACTATATGATGGTGAGGTTTTTGATTTTAAATGGCGGTTTTGGTAAAACATGGGCTTTAGCGACTTTATCACATTGTTTTTTCTCGTTGCAGCGGTGCTGATCTTCTTTCAGCTGCGCAGTGTCCTTGGCCGCCGCACCGGCAATGAAAAGCCGCCATTCGACCCCTATAGCCCCCGTGATGTGGCAAAGGGGCCTGTCGCTGACGATAACAAGGTCGTGACCTTGCCGAAACGCGGCGAGGCGGAAGAAGACAACCGCTTTGCCGAGGCAGACGCGCTTGCCCCTGCTGACACCCCACTCAATGCATCGCTGCGCGATGTGATGACCAAGGACCCGTCCTTCAGGCCCAAGGAATTCCTGAACGGTGCTCGCATGGCTTACGAAATGATCGTCATGGGTTTTGCGGATGGCGACCGCAAGACACTGAAGAACCTTCTGTCGAAGGAGGTGTTTGACGGTTTCGAGGCGGCGATCTCCGAACGGGAAAGCCGTGGCGAAGTGGTGAAATCCACATTCGTTGGCATCGAGAAGGCCGACATCACCCAGGCGGGCGTTCGCGATTCCGAAGTGCAGGTGACGCTGAGGATTGTCAGCCAGCTGATTTCGGCGACCTATGACAAGGACGGCAAGCTGGTGGATGGCGACCCGGAAGCGGTTGCGGAGGTGGATGACATCTGGACCTTCTCGCGCGACATCCGCTCGCGCGATCCGAACTGGAAGCTGATCGCCACCGAATCCGAGCAATGAATACGCCCTTTTCGATCGACGAGGTTTCTTTCCGCGATCTGCCCGGATGGGGGCAGGATGACCCCCGCAAGCTTTTTCCGGCGATGGCAACGATCCTGTCGCATCTTCGTAATGCGAAACCCTACAGGACCGGTGCGCTCGGGATAACGGCAGCGGAGCTGGTTTCGCTTCTGGAGCTCGCCGAAAGAGGCCAAGTGAACAGCCCCGAACAGGCGCGCCAGTTTTTCGAAACCAATTCTGTGCCTTTCAGGATTTCTCCGGCTCAGGGCAAAAGCGGTTTCGTGACCGCTTTTTATGAGCCCGAACTGGAGGTCTCCGCCACGCCGGATGATGTGTGGCGTTATCCGATCTACCGCCGGCCGCCGGAGCTGGTGGATATTGACAACGATAACCGGCCGGATGGTTTCGATCCGTCCTATGCTTTCGGCAAGGCGGATGAAGAGGGCATTTCCTATTTTCCCGATCGCCGCGCCATCGATGAAGGGTGTCTGCGGGGCAGGGGTCTTGAGATTGCCTGGGCAAGATCGAAGGTCGATCTATTCTTCGTCCATGTGCAGGGTGCAGCGCGTCTGGTGTTTCCGGATGGCGCGATAAAGCGCATCACCTACGCGGCCAAGGCCGGGCATGTCTTTTCGCCGATCGGCCGGCTGCTTCTCGACCGCGGTGAGCTCGATCCGAAAACAATCTCGATGCAGACGATCCGCCAATGGCTCGCCGACCATCCGGATGAGGTGGACGGGGTGCTGTGGCACAACCGCTCCTACATTTTTTTCCGGGAGGCGGATGTCGCCGGTCTGGACATGGGGCCGATCGCCGCCGCCAAGGTGCCGCTGGTTGCGGGCCGTGCGCTTGCGGTCGACAGGCTGATCCACACCTTCGGCCTGCCGTTCTTCATCCATGCGCCGACGCTGACCCATCTCGACGATGGAAAGCCGTTCGCCCGGCTGATGCTGGCGCTGGATACCGGCTCGGCCATTGTCGGCCCGGCGCGCGGCGATATTTTCACCGGCTCGGGTTTCGAAGCGGGAGAGCTTGCCGGCACGGTGCGCAACGAAGCCGATTTTTATATACTGCTGCCGCGGATTGCTGCGGAAAGGTATCGGCGATGAAAGGCAGTCGCAAGCTCGGCAAGGAAGAACGCATTCTGTGGGGAAGGGTCGCAAAAACCACGCGGCCAATTTCCGGCAGGCTGGAAGATTTGCTGGCTTTCGACGACGTAGAAGAACATCCGCTGGAACCCAGCGTTCCGCAAACTGGTAAAAGCGCATTTCCGCGCATGATTGTGGAGACGGCGGAAGCACTGCCTGCGTCACCGGATAAAAAGCCGAAGACCCATCAGCCGATGGAAAAGCCGGTCAAGCGCAAGCTCACCCGTGGCCGGTTGCCGCTGGAAGGGCGGATCGATCTGCACGGCATGTTCCAGAGCGAAGCCCATGCGGTGCTCCTGGATTTCCTGCTGCGGGCGCATGAACGAGGCCTTCGCCATGTGCTGGTCATCACGGGCAAGGGGCGTTCCATCGGTAGCGATGGTGCGCTGAAAAGGGCAGTGCCAATGTGGTTCGCCAAACCGGAATATCGCTACCTGATTTCGTCCTATGAGGATGCGTCGGCCAATCATGGTGGTGACGGTGCGCTTTATGTGCGGCTTTCGCGGCGGCGCGGTGAAAAATCATGACGCCTTTTGCGGAGGCCGTGCGGCAGCTTCGTGAACGCAAGGGCGTGACGCAGAAGGAAATGGCCGCGGCAATCGGTGTGTCACCGGCCTATCTTTCGGCGCTGGAGCATGGCAAGCGGGGCAAACCGAGCTTCGATCTGCTGCAGCGCATTGCCGGTTATTTCAACATCATCTGGGATGAGGCGGAGGAATTGTTCTTTCTGGCCGGTTCGTCAGACCCGAAGGTGGTGATCGATACGGTGGGCCTGCCGCCGCAATATACGGCTTTCGCCAACCGTCTCGCACGGGATATTCGCAAGCTGCCGCCGAGTGTGGTAGAGGAACTGTCAGCCGTGCTGCAAAAAAGCCGTTCTTGCGATTGAAACCCCTCTATCCCCTGCTTTATTCAGCATCCTGAAGCATGCGGCCTTTGGGATTGGGTGTAGAATTTCTATAGTCGCATGTCGGATTTGAGTGATTCGCTGGCTTCAGGCCTTCTCACTGAAACGCCTGGCCCGAGAAAACTTTGGAAAGAGTACTTATGACCGAAACATCGTCAAGCGAAGTCGGCGCGAACGCGGAATATGGAGCCGATTCGATCAAGGTCCTCAAGGGCCTTGATGCCGTGCGCAAACGGCCCGGCATGTATATCGGCGATACCGATGACGGTTCCGGCCTGCATCACATGGTCTACGAAGTCGTCGACAACGCCATCGATGAGGCGCTCGCCGGCCATGCCGATCTGGTAACAGTGACGCTGAATGCCGACGGTTCCGTGACGGTGACCGATAACGGACGCGGCATTCCGACCGACATCCATTCCTCCGAAGGCGTTTCCGCCGCCGAAGTCATCATGACCCAGCTTCATGCGGGCGGCAAATTCGACCAGAACTCCTATAAGGTTTCCGGTGGTCTGCACGGCGTTGGTGTTTCGGTGGTGAACGCTCTTTCCGTCTGGCTGAAGCTCAGAATCCGCCGCAATGGCAAACTGCACGAAATCGGCTTCACCCACGGCGTTGCCGATGCGCCGCTGTCGGTCATCGGCGAATATGAAGGCCGGTCCGGCACGGAAGTCACCTTCCTGGCCAGCCCGCAAACCTTCACCATGACGGATTATGATTACGGCACGCTGGAGCATCGCCTGCGTGAACTCGCGTTCCTGAATTCCGGCGTCCGTATCCTGCTCACCGACAAACGCCACTCGGACGTCAAGCAGCAGGAATTGCTGTATGACGGCGGCCTCGAAGCCTTCGTCCGTTATCTCGACCGCGCCAAGAAGCCGCTGGTGGACAAACCCATCGCCATTCACAGCGAGAAGGACGGTATCACCGTCGAAGTCGCGCTGTGGTGGAACGACAGCTACCACGAGAATGTGCTCTGCTTCACCAACAACATTCCCCAGCGCGATGGCGGCACCCATATGGCCGGTTTCCGCGC
This window of the Agrobacterium fabrum str. C58 genome carries:
- the secB gene encoding protein-export chaperone SecB; protein product: MTAENGAQGAVSPSLNILAQYIKDLSFENPGAPRSLQGRENAPAININVNVNANPISGSDFDVVLTLNAEAKDGDKILFAAELVYGGVFRIAGFPQEHMLPVLFIECPRLLFPFARQIIADVTRNGGFPPLMIDPIDFSQMFAQRVAEEQAKAQVQAVPN
- a CDS encoding FxsA family protein; its protein translation is MRFSFLPIVILMMPILEIAGFIIVGKAIGLWLTLALILFTSFLGLLILRLGGVGMVRNLQAAGRTGAQPADELVNGAMRVVAGILLIIPGFITDILGLLLLSPAIRRFFWKAFGPRVVVSGSFRQSGPQQGDYSGFRNGPGPAGNSKVVDLDEEEFHREGSKDSPWSNRPDDRDLPKP
- a CDS encoding Tim44/TimA family putative adaptor protein, which codes for MGFSDFITLFFLVAAVLIFFQLRSVLGRRTGNEKPPFDPYSPRDVAKGPVADDNKVVTLPKRGEAEEDNRFAEADALAPADTPLNASLRDVMTKDPSFRPKEFLNGARMAYEMIVMGFADGDRKTLKNLLSKEVFDGFEAAISERESRGEVVKSTFVGIEKADITQAGVRDSEVQVTLRIVSQLISATYDKDGKLVDGDPEAVAEVDDIWTFSRDIRSRDPNWKLIATESEQ
- the mltA gene encoding murein transglycosylase A, coding for MNTPFSIDEVSFRDLPGWGQDDPRKLFPAMATILSHLRNAKPYRTGALGITAAELVSLLELAERGQVNSPEQARQFFETNSVPFRISPAQGKSGFVTAFYEPELEVSATPDDVWRYPIYRRPPELVDIDNDNRPDGFDPSYAFGKADEEGISYFPDRRAIDEGCLRGRGLEIAWARSKVDLFFVHVQGAARLVFPDGAIKRITYAAKAGHVFSPIGRLLLDRGELDPKTISMQTIRQWLADHPDEVDGVLWHNRSYIFFREADVAGLDMGPIAAAKVPLVAGRALAVDRLIHTFGLPFFIHAPTLTHLDDGKPFARLMLALDTGSAIVGPARGDIFTGSGFEAGELAGTVRNEADFYILLPRIAAERYRR
- a CDS encoding Smr/MutS family protein, yielding MKGSRKLGKEERILWGRVAKTTRPISGRLEDLLAFDDVEEHPLEPSVPQTGKSAFPRMIVETAEALPASPDKKPKTHQPMEKPVKRKLTRGRLPLEGRIDLHGMFQSEAHAVLLDFLLRAHERGLRHVLVITGKGRSIGSDGALKRAVPMWFAKPEYRYLISSYEDASANHGGDGALYVRLSRRRGEKS
- a CDS encoding helix-turn-helix domain-containing protein — protein: MTPFAEAVRQLRERKGVTQKEMAAAIGVSPAYLSALEHGKRGKPSFDLLQRIAGYFNIIWDEAEELFFLAGSSDPKVVIDTVGLPPQYTAFANRLARDIRKLPPSVVEELSAVLQKSRSCD